A genomic region of Prevotella scopos JCM 17725 contains the following coding sequences:
- a CDS encoding TonB-dependent receptor — translation MRTHQRYITLTLLCILALQLHAQITLTGVVRLQRTGQPLSGVMVNLKQEGSKRILKFTRTQADGSYKLQTTTPLAGNELQFSLMGYATETLSLSEGQTQYDMMMTEKSTELREVIVKAPSIHQRGDTLAYNVASFADINDKSLADVLKKMPGIEVSESGEIKHNGKPLNKFYIEGRDMLGGRYNLATTNIHQADVASVEVLQNHQPIKALEDMSFSESPAINIRLKEAAKSRLVGTIKTGGGFSPNVWESEATLMRFAKKTQLLNTLKSNNIGTDVTRDNMVLIDDIGSSFLSRNYTLKNHINVIPDRLMDISENRVRKNQTHTISMNNLWGVGKNTDLSTQLLYSHDRLVSASCSQTSYFLNDSTILTNENQKAKTRQNKLSASIALNTNTSRLYFTNTLSTDLQWNDTNIDMEGTYPNRQTARQPSYKVHDKFELLRRTGKQAFTFNSYNAYMSNPHTLLVQRPNGTQQQNVRSQAFFSNSSTSLGYYLKPFMVSMNLGLVILSRSMRSIADGIPDSLGLVHNHVGMTYLCAYVSPEAEFKSGGWQVRLALPVNYTPYFFKDKLVQASNNYHKVIVSPSVYLQYQFSSKFKMSLSGSISQNEIREQNFYNGLILSDFRNLNTGFVNYDSEHGKSLSLSFDYKRPLNTLFANAYITRSWNESTLTASRRFIDAYILNSFFARKTHSNTWMTGARVSKGLNLLRGMISASTDYMSFNGALVQNNNLSHYQSNLWSVTTKVNLHPLKWLGMNYEITYSNESMTLKDIDIHSSSNHLSQRFSCNLNITKAWLLKLSGEHYSNQLSDNTHKQLLLADFSTSYTFAHGVELSLNVRNLFNQKTYAYTSYTDLMQIRQEYELRPRNIWASVFFHF, via the coding sequence ATGAGAACACATCAGCGATACATTACATTGACCTTATTGTGTATATTGGCATTGCAACTCCATGCACAAATAACGCTGACCGGAGTTGTACGCCTACAACGGACAGGACAGCCTCTGTCAGGTGTGATGGTCAATCTGAAACAAGAAGGTAGTAAACGTATCCTGAAGTTCACACGAACTCAGGCTGATGGCAGTTACAAGTTGCAGACTACTACACCACTTGCAGGCAACGAACTGCAATTCTCCTTGATGGGCTACGCCACAGAAACACTCTCACTTTCGGAAGGGCAGACACAATACGACATGATGATGACAGAAAAGTCTACCGAACTGAGAGAAGTCATAGTGAAAGCTCCAAGCATTCACCAACGTGGCGACACACTCGCCTACAACGTGGCAAGTTTTGCCGATATAAACGACAAGTCGTTGGCAGACGTATTGAAGAAAATGCCAGGTATAGAGGTGTCGGAAAGTGGAGAGATAAAACACAATGGCAAGCCTCTAAATAAATTCTATATCGAGGGACGCGATATGTTGGGTGGTCGCTACAATTTGGCTACTACCAATATTCATCAGGCAGACGTTGCATCAGTGGAAGTGCTACAAAACCATCAGCCCATCAAAGCCCTTGAAGATATGTCGTTTTCAGAGAGTCCAGCCATCAATATCCGACTGAAAGAGGCAGCAAAGAGCAGGCTTGTTGGAACAATCAAGACGGGTGGCGGTTTCAGTCCTAATGTGTGGGAGAGCGAGGCAACACTGATGCGCTTTGCCAAGAAAACACAACTACTCAATACATTGAAGAGCAATAACATCGGAACAGATGTTACAAGGGACAACATGGTGTTGATAGATGATATAGGCAGTAGTTTTCTGAGTCGCAACTATACTTTGAAGAACCATATAAATGTAATCCCCGACCGATTGATGGATATCAGTGAGAATAGAGTACGCAAGAACCAGACCCACACCATTTCGATGAACAATCTTTGGGGCGTTGGAAAAAACACCGACCTATCCACACAGTTACTTTACTCGCACGACCGATTAGTATCGGCTTCATGCTCGCAAACCTCTTATTTCCTCAATGACAGCACAATTTTGACCAACGAAAACCAAAAGGCAAAAACCCGACAGAACAAACTCTCAGCAAGCATTGCACTGAACACGAATACGAGCAGATTGTATTTTACCAACACCCTCTCAACCGATTTACAATGGAACGACACCAACATAGATATGGAAGGAACTTATCCCAATCGTCAGACAGCTCGACAGCCATCGTATAAGGTTCACGACAAGTTTGAACTGCTCAGACGTACAGGTAAACAAGCGTTCACATTCAATTCCTACAATGCTTATATGTCTAATCCACACACATTATTGGTGCAGCGACCTAATGGAACGCAACAACAGAATGTGCGCTCTCAGGCTTTCTTTAGCAATAGTAGCACCTCGTTGGGCTATTATCTAAAACCCTTTATGGTATCAATGAATTTAGGGCTGGTTATTCTGAGCCGAAGTATGAGAAGTATAGCAGATGGCATCCCCGACTCATTAGGTTTGGTACACAATCATGTCGGTATGACCTACCTTTGTGCCTACGTTTCTCCTGAAGCCGAATTTAAAAGTGGCGGATGGCAAGTTAGATTGGCATTGCCCGTAAATTATACTCCCTATTTCTTTAAAGACAAACTTGTTCAGGCTTCCAACAACTACCATAAGGTAATCGTTTCGCCCAGTGTTTATCTGCAATACCAATTCTCTTCCAAGTTCAAGATGTCGCTTTCGGGAAGTATATCTCAAAATGAGATTAGAGAACAGAACTTTTACAATGGGCTGATACTTAGTGATTTTCGAAATCTGAACACAGGTTTTGTGAATTATGACAGCGAGCACGGTAAATCTCTGTCTTTGTCTTTTGATTACAAACGCCCCTTGAATACGCTTTTTGCCAATGCTTATATCACTCGTTCGTGGAACGAAAGCACACTGACCGCCTCTCGTCGATTTATAGATGCCTATATTCTGAACTCGTTTTTTGCTCGGAAAACCCACTCAAATACTTGGATGACAGGTGCAAGAGTGAGCAAGGGACTCAACCTTCTTCGAGGAATGATAAGTGCTTCTACGGATTATATGAGTTTCAATGGTGCATTAGTCCAGAACAACAATCTCTCTCATTATCAATCAAACTTATGGAGTGTTACAACCAAAGTCAATCTTCATCCTCTTAAATGGCTTGGCATGAACTATGAGATAACATACAGCAACGAATCTATGACGCTTAAAGATATTGATATACATTCCTCGTCCAACCATCTTTCACAGCGTTTTTCTTGCAATCTAAACATCACAAAGGCTTGGCTGCTGAAACTATCAGGCGAGCATTACAGCAATCAGTTGTCCGACAACACGCATAAACAACTCTTGCTTGCCGATTTCTCCACCTCCTATACCTTTGCACATGGTGTGGAACTGAGCCTTAACGTGCGTAACTTATTCAATCAAAAAACCTATGCCTACACTAGTTATACCGATCTGATGCAGATACGTCAGGAATATGAACTACGCCCAAGAAACATTTGGGCATCTGTGTTTTTCCATTTCTAA
- a CDS encoding GLPGLI family protein — MKKILILILLLYVGNSTFAQELQNRTEFECQYKYSYQNDTVKGTTKDDRLVLLIGSKVSKCCSFYSLQIDSLMSKPNWYEIYRKQLNKAFASNIDPPHRRMKAYVYKNYPEGKMTVTDGLSLQDYIYVDSLNNINWTMVDSTKTILNYTVQMATCDYRGHHWTAWFAPDVPVSDGPWKLHGLPGLIMEAYDTNAYHHFTIVGIRKVSDMPIVMSKTYVGTNKFEKVKRKDFLKMQRQYLENMSGIIKMETGIDIDPNSSRKQLGFQPLETE; from the coding sequence ATGAAAAAAATCCTAATATTAATACTATTATTGTACGTTGGAAATTCTACTTTTGCGCAAGAACTGCAAAACAGAACGGAATTCGAATGCCAATACAAATATAGCTATCAGAATGATACAGTAAAAGGGACAACAAAAGACGACAGATTAGTATTGTTGATTGGCTCGAAAGTTTCAAAGTGCTGTAGCTTCTATAGCCTTCAGATAGATAGTTTAATGTCTAAGCCTAATTGGTATGAAATCTATAGAAAGCAATTAAATAAAGCATTTGCAAGTAATATAGACCCACCTCATAGACGTATGAAGGCATACGTCTACAAGAATTATCCCGAAGGCAAAATGACCGTTACAGATGGACTATCGCTACAGGATTATATTTATGTTGATTCTCTGAATAATATCAACTGGACGATGGTAGACTCCACAAAAACAATTTTGAATTACACAGTTCAGATGGCAACATGCGATTATAGAGGACACCACTGGACAGCATGGTTTGCTCCTGACGTGCCTGTCAGCGATGGTCCATGGAAATTACATGGCTTGCCAGGACTAATTATGGAGGCATACGATACCAATGCTTATCATCATTTCACGATTGTGGGAATACGAAAGGTTAGTGATATGCCAATTGTCATGAGTAAGACTTATGTTGGTACCAATAAATTTGAAAAAGTAAAACGGAAAGATTTTCTCAAGATGCAAAGACAGTATCTCGAAAATATGAGCGGAATAATCAAAATGGAAACAGGAATTGATATTGATCCAAATTCTTCGCGGAAGCAATTAGGTTTTCAGCCCTTGGAAACAGAATAG
- a CDS encoding GLPGLI family protein, with product MNSKIKKIELCIFLCFATFSYAQKVIDQAYIKCSYHYTELQDTVSRNVLDDYPILLIGERVSKFYSPKTYSNDSLLMTPDGNRKSRGELSEAIKIYQATGNDNLITAHVHGTIKYYLYKGYPQNETLTLIDRIVDNFYQYEETGYNQLWEMKDSTKTILGYECQKAECEFRGRHWTAWFASEVPVSNGPWKFGGLPGLIMEVYDRGRQYVFTINGLQKTTESITFTMDKQLFRNLEKVERKKMNKMLMNFRRNENSINTAMTGIDFDSGNTSKQLNYDFIERDYW from the coding sequence ATGAATAGCAAAATAAAAAAAATAGAACTTTGTATTTTTCTGTGTTTTGCAACTTTTAGTTATGCGCAGAAAGTGATAGATCAGGCGTATATAAAATGTTCATATCATTATACAGAGTTGCAAGATACTGTGAGTCGAAATGTACTAGACGATTATCCCATACTACTGATAGGTGAAAGAGTTTCTAAATTTTATAGCCCCAAGACCTATTCAAATGACTCTTTGCTCATGACTCCTGATGGTAATCGGAAATCTCGTGGAGAACTATCAGAAGCAATCAAAATTTATCAAGCAACCGGAAATGATAATCTTATTACGGCTCATGTTCATGGCACTATAAAATATTATCTTTATAAGGGGTATCCACAAAACGAAACTTTGACACTTATTGATAGAATCGTGGATAACTTTTATCAGTATGAAGAAACAGGCTATAATCAATTATGGGAGATGAAAGATAGTACGAAAACGATACTCGGCTACGAATGCCAAAAAGCAGAATGTGAATTCAGAGGTAGACATTGGACTGCATGGTTTGCATCTGAAGTTCCTGTTAGCAACGGACCATGGAAGTTTGGTGGACTGCCAGGATTGATAATGGAGGTGTACGACCGCGGAAGACAATACGTTTTTACAATCAATGGACTTCAGAAAACCACCGAGTCTATAACTTTCACTATGGACAAGCAGTTGTTTAGAAACCTCGAAAAAGTTGAACGCAAGAAGATGAATAAAATGTTGATGAACTTTCGTAGAAACGAGAATAGTATCAATACTGCAATGACAGGAATAGACTTTGATAGTGGCAATACTTCCAAGCAACTCAATTATGATTTTATAGAAAGAGACTATTGGTAA
- a CDS encoding outer membrane beta-barrel protein, which translates to MRKVVFLFLVIMLSFNGVMYAQEVEGYVLDNQGKPVESASVAILASTDSTLVGGCITLADGQFKVKVPDENKIVIVRVSHMSYEDAFQTKQVDNTPMKIMLSPKAVNLDGITISASRFVQNTIGYSVNLTDSPILKGKKTADALIFLPGITKKNGVININGLPVSEIYVNGFKITSQEELNKFPANMIGSVKVDYLAGSNTNASTGGGVINISLRKIADRNYYGSLSAEGTAHKGNGIEEESLGGTIYYRYKDLHIYDNLSLPWYQYKETGKQFLYNKLSGIEKQSCERDYNRGYSFSNRLSLTQQLNKQSSLSFSYYISANHNHSHLNTYDDDNNINIRTYKRVVEQEVTTKYLTPLGKSKILVDLTIDYYNRHANTATNYLGNSSESVGAADKQNNNLWKTSLDFTQPIGRNLLTYGGAVQYVNQHFTPIIVNNLANEFFISNSRTEVKGFTPYVYIQLAGAFKKLKYAFGINWQINHISYSDNESSAISKNIQRGLSPSISLMAPLNKNGSSIFRLAFKHILENIPYSAISSTIRWSNASNYSVGNPSLKAPTNDMLMASFSFFKNLLGVTGVYMHSNNNIYWQTENSSENKNYLYTRPVNLDGINAYGMSVELNLHPLKCWMMKATGKLELHVEDITLDGIKYDKNRLRQYYTLYNSFNLPSGWGGMLNIMLEPTFRNLDRVYYTVYNVTGNIYKELFKDKLELGLSFGLAGKGRRYSRQTDLFKTTYDNTTAFPYIGLSVKWTFEKGKHSTIKKITGNQEYKEIKDIR; encoded by the coding sequence ATGAGAAAAGTTGTATTTTTGTTTTTAGTAATAATGCTATCCTTCAATGGTGTTATGTATGCACAGGAAGTAGAGGGATATGTTTTAGATAATCAAGGAAAGCCTGTAGAGTCTGCATCGGTAGCCATCTTAGCTTCTACTGATTCTACGCTGGTAGGCGGTTGTATAACGCTGGCAGATGGACAATTCAAGGTTAAGGTTCCTGACGAAAACAAAATCGTGATTGTGAGAGTATCTCACATGTCGTATGAAGATGCTTTCCAAACCAAGCAGGTAGATAATACCCCCATGAAGATTATGCTATCTCCAAAAGCGGTTAATTTGGATGGCATTACTATATCGGCTTCAAGGTTTGTACAAAACACGATAGGGTACTCTGTAAACTTAACTGACTCTCCTATCTTGAAAGGAAAGAAAACAGCTGATGCTTTGATATTCCTCCCAGGAATAACTAAAAAAAACGGAGTTATCAACATTAATGGACTTCCTGTTAGCGAAATATATGTAAATGGATTTAAAATAACCTCGCAAGAAGAACTTAATAAGTTTCCAGCCAATATGATAGGCTCTGTGAAGGTTGATTACCTTGCAGGAAGTAACACCAATGCCTCTACTGGTGGAGGAGTTATCAATATCTCATTAAGGAAAATAGCCGATAGGAACTATTACGGTAGTTTGTCTGCGGAGGGAACCGCACACAAGGGGAACGGTATAGAAGAAGAAAGTTTAGGAGGAACGATATACTATAGATACAAGGATCTGCATATTTATGATAATTTATCTCTGCCTTGGTATCAGTATAAAGAGACTGGTAAACAATTTCTTTATAATAAATTGTCGGGCATTGAGAAGCAGAGTTGTGAAAGAGACTATAATAGAGGCTATAGTTTCTCTAATCGACTGAGCCTTACTCAACAACTTAACAAACAATCGTCTTTGAGTTTTAGTTACTATATCTCAGCCAACCACAACCATTCACACTTAAATACTTATGATGACGATAATAACATAAATATAAGAACTTACAAACGAGTAGTTGAACAAGAAGTAACAACAAAGTATTTAACTCCTCTCGGTAAGAGTAAAATTTTGGTAGATTTGACGATTGATTACTATAACAGGCACGCAAATACAGCTACAAATTATCTGGGGAATAGCTCAGAAAGCGTGGGAGCAGCTGACAAGCAAAATAATAATCTTTGGAAAACTTCATTAGATTTCACTCAACCCATAGGTAGAAATCTACTGACTTATGGGGGCGCTGTTCAGTATGTGAATCAGCATTTTACACCAATAATAGTAAACAACCTTGCTAACGAATTTTTCATAAGCAACAGTAGAACGGAGGTCAAGGGCTTTACCCCTTACGTCTATATCCAGTTGGCAGGAGCATTCAAGAAATTAAAATATGCTTTTGGTATAAATTGGCAAATAAATCATATTTCATATAGCGATAACGAATCCTCTGCAATTTCCAAGAACATACAAAGAGGATTAAGTCCCTCGATTAGTTTAATGGCTCCATTAAATAAAAACGGAAGCAGTATCTTTCGTCTTGCTTTTAAGCATATATTGGAGAACATTCCATATTCAGCAATATCATCAACGATTAGATGGTCGAATGCCTCGAATTATTCAGTGGGAAACCCATCTTTGAAAGCTCCAACGAATGATATGTTGATGGCTTCTTTCTCTTTCTTTAAGAATTTACTTGGAGTAACAGGTGTCTATATGCACTCTAATAATAATATCTATTGGCAAACCGAAAATAGTTCGGAGAATAAAAATTACCTTTACACTCGCCCTGTTAATCTTGATGGGATAAATGCGTATGGGATGAGCGTGGAGCTAAATCTACACCCTTTGAAATGTTGGATGATGAAAGCCACGGGTAAATTAGAATTGCATGTAGAGGATATAACTTTAGATGGTATAAAATATGACAAAAATAGACTCCGACAATATTATACCCTTTATAATAGTTTCAACCTCCCATCAGGATGGGGCGGTATGTTGAACATAATGTTAGAACCAACATTTAGGAACTTAGACCGTGTTTATTATACCGTCTATAATGTTACGGGAAATATCTATAAAGAACTTTTCAAAGATAAATTAGAATTAGGGTTGTCGTTTGGACTTGCAGGAAAAGGGCGCAGATACTCCAGACAGACTGATTTATTTAAGACTACCTATGATAATACCACCGCATTTCCATATATAGGACTCTCCGTAAAATGGACTTTCGAGAAAGGTAAGCATTCTACAATTAAGAAAATTACAGGTAATCAAGAATACAAAGAGATAAAAGATATTCGATAA
- a CDS encoding HlyD family efflux transporter periplasmic adaptor subunit — MADNKIELRSEKVRHIIGEIPSRIVRYGITIITIVILGLLIGAYFIPYPETISAKVQMTNAYQGTIAIPYKYVNTMASGMTANIEFDGYDAETYGTANGKIIATSHTPRQTAAGSVFTAQVKVTDCKYKLVSGMAGTATILVSNESVLQRIVKQITNSI; from the coding sequence ATGGCAGACAACAAGATAGAACTTCGCAGCGAGAAAGTAAGACATATCATTGGCGAGATACCGTCAAGGATTGTCCGTTATGGTATCACGATTATCACCATTGTGATATTGGGACTGCTGATTGGTGCATACTTTATACCTTATCCCGAAACCATCAGTGCAAAGGTGCAGATGACAAATGCCTATCAAGGCACAATAGCCATTCCTTATAAGTATGTGAATACGATGGCAAGCGGAATGACAGCAAACATCGAATTTGATGGTTACGATGCAGAGACATACGGAACAGCCAATGGTAAGATAATAGCCACATCGCATACACCCCGACAAACAGCAGCTGGCAGTGTGTTCACGGCACAGGTCAAGGTAACAGATTGCAAGTATAAACTCGTCAGCGGAATGGCAGGCACGGCAACTATACTTGTTAGCAATGAAAGCGTACTTCAAAGAATTGTCAAGCAAATAACAAATAGCATATAA
- a CDS encoding peptidase domain-containing ABC transporter, with protein MQFSDYRQKDSMLCGITCLQMICKYYGAYLKLNYLQELCQEGREGISLAALKQGTESLGFECLCGFANTKELSSSLPCILHWNQNHFVVLYKVKKGKTFYIADPGKGLVKYNLEEFKKHWISTQSGGEEKGIAMFLEPTPAFYEKQTDEQPTEERSFKFLFGYIKQYRKYFGQIVLGLLVGSLLQLILPFLTQSIVDVGIKNQNIGFIWLILLGQLMLTVSRTAIDFIRRWLLLHISLRINISLVSDFFIKLLKLPMSFFDTKLMGDLMQRMGDHSRVNTFLTQQTLSIVFSLFTFVVFSIVLLSYNWLVFAIFMLGSLLYGGWLALFLRRRKVLDYELFEQQAINNNKTYEFITSMQEIKLQDCEQRRRWEWEDVQADLFGVQMKSLKLQQTQEAGSIFINELKNIVITVVAATAVIHGQLTLGMMLAVQYIIGQLNSPVEQLMSFFYSVQDVKISLERINEIHRMDDENGKQGLETAMKEEDKGIDLENVNFKYDPHALKTIIDDVSLTIPKGKVTAIVGASGSGKTTLIKLMLGYYPVLGGQINIGGTDVNTLNKKWWRRQCGVVMQDGVIFSESIARNIAVDDSEIDKDRLQRAAEIACIHDYVMGLPLKYNTKIGRDGVGLSQGQKQRILIARAVYKNPDYIFLDEATNSLDANNERMIVEHLDEFYKGKTVVIVAHRLSTVKNADQIVVLDKGKVVEIGNHEALTAKRGAYYNLVKNQLELGN; from the coding sequence ATGCAGTTTTCAGATTATCGACAAAAAGATTCTATGCTCTGCGGCATTACCTGTTTACAAATGATTTGTAAATACTATGGAGCATATTTGAAGTTAAACTATCTCCAAGAACTTTGCCAAGAAGGTAGAGAGGGTATTTCGTTGGCTGCACTTAAACAAGGAACAGAGAGTTTAGGCTTTGAATGTTTATGTGGATTTGCTAATACTAAAGAATTATCGTCATCACTTCCTTGCATCCTCCACTGGAATCAAAACCATTTTGTGGTTCTGTATAAGGTTAAGAAAGGCAAGACTTTCTACATTGCTGACCCAGGCAAAGGACTTGTAAAATATAACCTTGAAGAATTTAAGAAGCACTGGATTAGTACTCAGTCGGGCGGTGAAGAGAAAGGCATCGCCATGTTCTTGGAACCCACACCAGCTTTTTATGAAAAGCAGACAGATGAACAGCCAACAGAGGAACGCTCATTTAAGTTCCTATTTGGCTATATCAAACAATACCGAAAATATTTCGGACAGATTGTCTTGGGGCTACTCGTGGGTAGCCTGCTGCAACTCATTCTGCCTTTCCTCACTCAATCCATCGTGGATGTGGGTATCAAAAACCAGAATATCGGCTTTATCTGGCTGATACTCTTGGGACAGTTGATGCTCACCGTGAGCCGTACTGCCATCGACTTTATCCGCCGTTGGCTCTTACTACATATCTCTTTGCGTATCAACATTTCTTTAGTAAGCGACTTCTTCATTAAGCTCTTAAAGCTGCCGATGTCGTTCTTCGACACCAAACTGATGGGCGACCTTATGCAGCGTATGGGCGACCATAGCCGTGTAAATACGTTCCTGACACAGCAAACGCTCAGCATCGTGTTTTCGCTCTTCACCTTTGTAGTGTTCAGTATCGTGCTGCTTTCCTATAACTGGCTCGTCTTTGCCATCTTTATGCTCGGCAGTCTGCTTTATGGCGGTTGGCTTGCACTCTTCCTCAGGCGCAGAAAAGTACTTGATTACGAACTCTTCGAGCAGCAAGCCATCAACAATAACAAGACTTACGAGTTTATCACCTCCATGCAGGAAATAAAGCTCCAAGATTGCGAGCAGCGTCGTCGCTGGGAATGGGAGGACGTACAGGCAGACCTCTTCGGTGTGCAGATGAAATCGCTGAAACTCCAGCAGACACAGGAGGCAGGTAGCATCTTCATCAACGAGCTAAAGAACATCGTCATCACGGTGGTGGCAGCAACAGCCGTCATTCACGGACAACTCACGCTGGGTATGATGCTTGCCGTGCAGTACATTATTGGTCAGCTCAATTCTCCTGTTGAACAGTTGATGAGTTTCTTCTACTCCGTACAAGATGTAAAGATAAGTCTTGAACGTATCAATGAAATCCATCGTATGGACGATGAGAACGGAAAGCAAGGATTGGAAACAGCAATGAAAGAAGAGGATAAGGGCATAGACCTTGAAAACGTAAACTTCAAATACGACCCTCACGCACTGAAAACAATCATAGATGATGTTAGTCTCACTATCCCCAAAGGTAAGGTAACAGCCATTGTGGGCGCATCGGGCAGCGGTAAAACAACACTCATTAAACTGATGTTGGGCTATTATCCCGTATTGGGTGGACAAATCAATATTGGTGGAACAGATGTAAATACGCTCAATAAAAAATGGTGGCGCAGACAGTGTGGTGTGGTAATGCAGGATGGTGTAATCTTCTCTGAGTCGATAGCTCGCAACATTGCCGTAGATGATAGCGAGATTGACAAAGATAGATTGCAAAGGGCAGCCGAGATTGCTTGTATTCACGACTATGTAATGGGGCTACCTTTAAAATACAATACCAAGATAGGACGCGATGGCGTTGGCTTAAGCCAAGGACAGAAACAGCGCATCCTAATAGCAAGAGCCGTATATAAGAACCCTGACTATATCTTCCTTGACGAAGCCACCAACTCGCTCGACGCCAACAATGAGCGCATGATTGTAGAGCATCTGGATGAGTTCTACAAAGGCAAGACGGTGGTTATCGTGGCGCACCGATTAAGTACGGTGAAAAATGCTGACCAGATAGTGGTATTGGATAAAGGCAAGGTGGTAGAAATTGGCAACCACGAAGCACTCACAGCAAAGCGGGGTGCATACTATAACCTTGTAAAGAATCAGTTAGAATTAGGCAACTAA